From a single Gemmatimonadaceae bacterium genomic region:
- a CDS encoding fused MFS/spermidine synthase: MLLILAFAFVLSGAAGLIYETIWTRYLGLFVGHAAYAQIIVLVIFLGGMSLGALVAGHRSSRLRQPLLWYAGVEFLVGAIGFVFHDVFVASTDFAYAHVFPHMAGGAGGLGVMAVQWTLAALLILPQSVLLGATFPLMSAGAIRHVRAEPGRVLGLLYFTNSIGAAIGALVAGFFLIGEVGLPGTLLAAGVLNFLVAIGVGIASRAYYPTDGPDAQPLPQPIEQSATLPREWRVLLAVSFGTAVASFIYEIAWIRMLSLVLGAATHSFELMLSAFILGIALGAYWIRGRADAMEHPMRTLGIVQWVMGTLAVATLPLYMASFGWMAGLIRMFDTTNAGYDGFVFSRYLICLMIMLPATFCAGITLPLITRILIRNGAGERAIGTVYGVNTLGSIAGVIIAGLVLMPVLGLKWLLISGAVVDIALGVALLRPSPLDRDHRARARFGFLLATVCFVLANGLLVRFDLWKLSSGVYRQGLLPTSTTFSFPFYKDGRTATVSVRRTTTGGYLTLATNGKPDASMDPFWEDSTIEPGALRSLAEDQATQILLPLIGLAHVPDAREIAVIGQGSGMTSSLLLGSPEVRQVVTVEIEPEMVAASRAFRPANHRVFDDPRSRIVIDDAKSYFAATGRKFDLIISEPSNPWVSGVSGLFTQEFYHRVRNNLTANGVLGQWLHLYEMNDSLVVSVLAAIDQNFKSYEVFFTSNSDVLILASNRSTPLVPDWKVLRYPGVAHDLRRAVPMSPEALDAMRLAGRDILHPYLITHAQVNSDYYPVLDLNAERTRFLHQEATGLESLGKGRFNVVAALAGRPQGFGTEPLAVAPEIPRVEALALQVRLRRVLAMTPDQRVGVPYDSVLADAVYRVDRFERQVAAATPPTDWHSWMHSFVRVEALLHDGSSGVADDAFYGRVYAYLARANAPPHARAAVDFVHGLAAWNFPQASAAADTLIADVAHDSLPWLGVNELRNGAVVARISLGDFAGATAAFRTLAPETDESNFIAQLLAADLVVRQARAREAAKP, encoded by the coding sequence GTGCTGCTCATTCTCGCCTTCGCGTTCGTCCTCTCCGGCGCTGCGGGACTCATCTACGAAACCATCTGGACGCGCTATCTCGGCCTGTTCGTCGGCCACGCCGCATACGCCCAGATCATCGTCCTCGTCATCTTCCTCGGCGGCATGTCGCTCGGCGCCCTCGTCGCCGGCCACCGCTCGTCGCGCCTCCGGCAACCGCTGCTCTGGTACGCGGGCGTCGAGTTCCTCGTCGGCGCCATCGGATTCGTCTTCCACGACGTCTTCGTCGCCAGCACCGACTTCGCCTACGCGCACGTCTTTCCGCACATGGCCGGCGGCGCCGGCGGGCTGGGCGTCATGGCCGTCCAGTGGACCCTCGCCGCCCTCCTCATCCTCCCGCAGTCGGTCCTCCTCGGCGCCACCTTCCCACTCATGAGCGCCGGCGCCATCCGCCACGTGCGCGCCGAGCCGGGCCGGGTGCTCGGACTGCTCTACTTCACCAACAGCATCGGCGCCGCCATCGGCGCGCTCGTCGCGGGCTTCTTCCTGATCGGCGAAGTGGGACTCCCGGGCACGCTCCTGGCCGCCGGCGTCCTCAACTTCCTCGTCGCCATCGGCGTCGGCATCGCCTCGCGCGCGTACTATCCCACCGACGGCCCCGACGCCCAGCCGCTCCCGCAACCGATCGAACAATCGGCCACCCTCCCGCGGGAATGGCGCGTCCTCCTCGCCGTGAGCTTCGGCACCGCGGTGGCCAGCTTCATCTACGAGATCGCGTGGATCCGCATGCTCTCGCTCGTACTCGGCGCGGCCACGCATTCGTTCGAACTCATGCTCTCGGCGTTCATCCTCGGCATCGCGCTGGGCGCGTACTGGATCCGCGGACGGGCCGACGCCATGGAACACCCCATGCGAACTCTCGGCATCGTGCAGTGGGTCATGGGCACCCTGGCCGTGGCCACGCTCCCGCTCTACATGGCGTCGTTCGGATGGATGGCAGGCCTCATCCGGATGTTCGACACCACCAACGCCGGGTACGACGGGTTCGTGTTCTCGCGATACCTGATCTGCCTGATGATCATGCTCCCGGCCACGTTCTGCGCCGGCATCACGCTCCCGCTCATCACCAGGATCCTCATCCGCAACGGCGCCGGCGAACGGGCCATCGGCACCGTGTACGGCGTCAACACGCTGGGCTCCATCGCCGGCGTCATCATCGCCGGCCTCGTGCTCATGCCGGTGCTCGGCCTCAAGTGGCTGCTGATCAGTGGCGCCGTGGTGGACATCGCGCTCGGCGTGGCCCTGCTCCGCCCCAGCCCCCTCGACCGCGATCACCGCGCCCGCGCGCGGTTCGGGTTCCTGCTCGCCACGGTCTGTTTCGTCCTCGCCAACGGCCTGCTCGTGCGCTTCGATCTGTGGAAGCTGTCGAGCGGGGTGTATCGCCAGGGCCTCCTGCCCACGTCCACCACCTTCAGCTTCCCCTTCTACAAGGATGGACGCACGGCCACGGTGAGCGTGCGCCGCACCACCACCGGCGGCTACCTCACGCTCGCCACCAACGGCAAGCCCGACGCGTCGATGGATCCGTTCTGGGAAGACTCCACCATCGAGCCCGGCGCCTTGCGCTCGCTGGCCGAGGACCAGGCCACGCAGATTCTGCTCCCCCTCATCGGCCTCGCCCACGTGCCCGACGCCAGGGAGATCGCCGTCATCGGCCAGGGCTCCGGCATGACGTCCAGTCTCCTGCTCGGCAGCCCCGAGGTGCGGCAGGTGGTGACCGTGGAGATCGAGCCCGAGATGGTCGCCGCGTCGCGCGCCTTCCGTCCCGCCAATCACCGCGTGTTCGACGACCCCCGCTCGCGCATCGTGATCGACGACGCCAAATCCTATTTCGCCGCCACCGGGCGCAAGTTCGACCTCATCATCTCGGAGCCGTCCAACCCCTGGGTGAGCGGCGTCTCGGGCCTGTTCACGCAGGAGTTCTACCACCGCGTGCGCAACAACCTCACCGCCAACGGCGTGCTCGGCCAGTGGCTGCATCTGTACGAGATGAACGATTCGCTCGTCGTCTCCGTGCTCGCGGCCATCGACCAGAACTTCAAGTCGTACGAGGTGTTCTTCACCTCCAACAGCGACGTGTTGATCCTCGCCTCCAACCGCTCGACGCCCCTCGTGCCCGATTGGAAGGTGCTGCGGTATCCCGGCGTCGCCCACGACCTGCGCCGCGCCGTGCCCATGAGCCCCGAAGCGCTCGACGCCATGCGCCTGGCGGGACGCGACATCCTCCACCCCTACCTGATCACGCACGCGCAGGTGAACTCCGACTACTACCCGGTGCTCGATCTGAACGCCGAGCGCACGCGGTTCCTGCACCAGGAGGCCACCGGGTTGGAGAGCCTCGGCAAGGGACGATTCAACGTCGTCGCCGCGCTGGCCGGCCGCCCCCAAGGCTTCGGCACCGAACCGCTGGCCGTGGCGCCGGAGATTCCGCGCGTCGAGGCGCTGGCACTGCAGGTGCGCCTGCGCCGCGTGCTCGCGATGACGCCGGACCAGCGCGTGGGCGTGCCGTACGATTCCGTGCTGGCCGACGCCGTGTATCGCGTGGACCGGTTCGAGCGCCAGGTGGCCGCCGCCACCCCGCCCACCGACTGGCATTCCTGGATGCACTCGTTCGTGCGCGTCGAGGCGCTGCTGCACGACGGCTCATCGGGAGTGGCCGACGACGCGTTCTACGGTCGCGTGTATGCCTACCTCGCCCGGGCCAACGCACCGCCGCACGCCCGCGCCGCCGTGGACTTCGTGCACGGGTTGGCGGCGTGGAACTTCCCCCAGGCCTCGGCGGCCGCCGACACCCTGATCGCCGACGTCGCCCACGACTCCCTGCCCTGGCTGGGCGTGAACGAACTGCGCAACGGCGCCGTGGTCGCGCGGATCTCGCTCGGCGACTTCGCGGGCGCCACGGCGGCGTTCAGGACGCTGGCCCCCGAGACCGACGAATCCAACTTCATCGCCCAGCTCCTGGCCGCGGACCTGGTCGTGCGCCAGGCCCGGGCCAGGGAAGCGGCGAAGCCCTAG
- a CDS encoding serine hydrolase codes for MLRRILFAAALCLAPAAATPGQTPPPTYARADTAALHRTLDSVAHAFHGVLGYSVRNLDTGERLSLRGDETFPTASLIKVPILVTLFDLVQRKKISLDDPLTLLDIDKVPGSGVLQFMHDGLTLSVGDAANLMIILSDNTATNLILDRTDIRPVWDKMEALGLPHTKVHSKTYLRNTSVAMDSSVKYGLGVSTPNEMARLFALLANGRAVSPAADSAMLAILADNADMESMQRSVDGLVVPHKTGSIDSSRTECALFPLQSRVVVCGFTKQDADIRNVVDNEAQVALGRIGAAVVAAWPRKPEAGSY; via the coding sequence ATGCTTCGCCGCATCCTGTTCGCCGCCGCCCTATGCCTCGCGCCCGCCGCCGCGACGCCGGGCCAGACCCCGCCCCCGACCTACGCCCGCGCCGACACCGCCGCGTTGCACCGCACGCTCGACTCCGTCGCCCACGCCTTCCACGGCGTGCTGGGCTATTCCGTGCGCAACCTCGACACCGGCGAGCGCCTCTCCCTGCGCGGCGACGAGACCTTCCCCACCGCCAGCCTCATCAAGGTGCCGATTCTCGTCACGCTGTTCGATCTCGTCCAACGCAAGAAGATCTCGCTCGACGATCCCCTCACGCTGCTCGACATCGACAAGGTGCCGGGCAGCGGCGTGCTCCAGTTCATGCACGACGGCCTCACCCTCTCCGTGGGCGACGCCGCGAATCTCATGATCATCCTCAGCGACAACACGGCCACCAACCTCATCCTCGACCGCACCGACATCCGGCCGGTGTGGGACAAGATGGAAGCGCTCGGCCTGCCGCACACCAAGGTCCACTCCAAGACCTACCTCCGGAACACCAGCGTGGCCATGGACAGCTCGGTGAAGTACGGGCTGGGCGTGAGCACGCCCAACGAGATGGCGCGCCTGTTCGCCCTGCTCGCCAACGGACGCGCCGTGAGCCCCGCCGCCGATTCGGCCATGCTCGCCATCCTTGCCGACAACGCCGATATGGAATCCATGCAGCGCTCCGTGGACGGCCTCGTCGTGCCCCACAAGACCGGATCCATCGATTCGTCGCGCACCGAGTGCGCCCTCTTCCCGCTCCAGTCGCGCGTCGTCGTGTGTGGGTTCACCAAGCAGGACGCCGACATCCGCAACGTCGTGGACAACGAGGCCCAGGTGGCGCTGGGCAGGATCGGCGCGGCGGTCGTCGCGGCCTGGCCGCGGAAGCCCGAGGCCGGATCGTACTAG
- a CDS encoding DUF2127 domain-containing protein codes for MDRLSKSRPPAPAGTTLHRLFDLGVILKGIDGVLEVIGGAVIAAAGPRTLNAAVLFLTAHELSEDPHDVVANLLRHGVAQLSSNTTLFASAYLVGHGVVKLILVAGLLRERRWAFPAALWFMGAFVVYEGYRIALTRSPALMVLTAVDLGVLVLIWREYRWRARAR; via the coding sequence ATGGATCGCCTCTCGAAGTCCCGCCCGCCGGCGCCTGCCGGCACGACCCTGCATCGCCTATTCGACCTCGGCGTGATCCTCAAGGGCATCGACGGCGTGCTCGAGGTGATCGGCGGGGCCGTGATCGCGGCCGCGGGTCCGCGCACGCTGAACGCCGCCGTGCTGTTTCTCACGGCGCACGAACTCTCCGAGGATCCGCACGACGTGGTGGCGAACCTGCTGCGCCACGGCGTGGCGCAGCTCTCGTCGAACACGACGCTGTTCGCGAGCGCGTATCTCGTGGGCCACGGCGTGGTGAAGCTGATCCTCGTGGCCGGTCTGCTCCGGGAGCGGCGGTGGGCATTCCCGGCCGCGCTCTGGTTCATGGGCGCGTTCGTGGTGTACGAGGGCTATCGCATCGCGCTCACGCGCTCGCCGGCGCTCATGGTGCTGACGGCGGTGGATCTGGGCGTGCTGGTGCTCATCTGGCGGGAGTACCGGTGGCGCGCGAGGGCGCGATAG